Proteins encoded by one window of Streptomyces sp. NBC_01477:
- a CDS encoding phosphatase PAP2 family protein, whose amino-acid sequence MAEVANDSANPDITLLRSINDLAKQAPRGVDRAAEFFGEYGLIAVTALLAGWCWWRVARRSADAPAAVAGVLWSCLAAGIALLLNFPVRALVQRPRPYVDHDGLDVLVSGQHGTSFVSDHMALIAAAAVGLFMVSRKAGVIAMGLALVEGFTQVYLGVHYPTDVIGGFALGAATVLLLAPAALALLTALTTAVARTRASFLVRARPTPYGRPPRAASPHRWHSADDKDLAA is encoded by the coding sequence ATGGCAGAAGTCGCTAACGACAGCGCGAACCCCGACATCACCCTGCTCCGTTCCATCAATGACCTCGCCAAGCAGGCACCCCGCGGCGTCGACCGGGCCGCGGAGTTCTTCGGCGAGTACGGCCTGATCGCCGTGACCGCGCTGCTGGCCGGGTGGTGCTGGTGGCGGGTGGCACGGCGGTCCGCCGACGCGCCCGCCGCGGTCGCCGGCGTGCTGTGGTCCTGCCTCGCCGCGGGCATCGCCCTGCTGCTGAACTTCCCCGTACGCGCGCTGGTGCAGCGGCCGAGACCGTACGTCGACCACGACGGCCTCGACGTACTGGTGTCGGGGCAGCACGGCACCTCCTTCGTCAGCGACCACATGGCGCTCATCGCGGCGGCCGCGGTCGGCCTGTTCATGGTCAGCCGCAAGGCGGGCGTCATCGCGATGGGCCTCGCCCTGGTCGAGGGCTTCACCCAGGTCTACCTCGGCGTGCACTACCCGACCGACGTCATCGGCGGCTTCGCGCTCGGCGCCGCCACCGTGCTGCTGCTCGCCCCGGCCGCCCTGGCCCTGCTCACCGCCCTGACCACGGCCGTGGCCCGCACCCGGGCGTCCTTCCTGGTCCGGGCGCGCCCCACGCCGTACGGCCGGCCGCCGCGCGCCGCCTCGCCGCACCGCTGGCACAGCGCCGACGACAAGGACCTGGCGGCCTGA
- a CDS encoding C40 family peptidase, which produces MARKVWLAVIFGGGLFFSLMALLVVGTYSAAVGLAGGGSGGAVRLAKGAVPDIYQPIVQKWGDLCPAINPALLAAQLYQESGWDPRAQSGAQAQGIAQFIPGTWATHGIDGNGDGKADVWDPQDAIPSAATYDCDLASYVKNVPGDNTDNMLAAYNAGAYAVIQSGGVPPYAETQNYVKTIRTLEKSFAAPVGTVQPSQQAAGAIYFAQQRIGTPYLWGGVGTAAQGGRFDCSGLTQAAYASVGITLPRVANDQWNAGAHPGRNEMLPGDLVFFANNLNDPRSIHHVGIYVGGGYMIDAPHTGAEIRFDPIDSPDFIGATRVTQAGAAALPAAAA; this is translated from the coding sequence ATGGCACGTAAGGTCTGGCTGGCCGTCATCTTCGGCGGCGGGCTGTTCTTCTCCTTGATGGCTCTGCTGGTGGTGGGTACGTATTCGGCCGCGGTCGGCCTGGCGGGCGGCGGGTCCGGCGGGGCGGTGCGACTGGCCAAGGGCGCGGTGCCCGACATCTACCAGCCCATCGTGCAGAAGTGGGGCGACCTGTGCCCCGCGATCAATCCGGCGCTGCTGGCCGCCCAGCTCTACCAGGAGAGCGGCTGGGACCCGCGCGCGCAGAGCGGCGCGCAGGCGCAGGGCATCGCCCAGTTCATCCCGGGCACCTGGGCCACCCACGGGATCGACGGCAACGGCGACGGCAAGGCCGACGTCTGGGACCCGCAGGACGCGATCCCGTCGGCGGCGACCTACGACTGCGACCTGGCGTCGTACGTGAAGAACGTGCCGGGCGACAACACCGACAACATGCTGGCGGCGTACAACGCGGGGGCGTACGCCGTGATCCAGTCCGGCGGGGTGCCGCCGTACGCGGAGACACAGAATTACGTGAAGACCATCCGCACCCTGGAGAAGAGCTTCGCCGCGCCGGTCGGGACGGTCCAGCCGTCGCAGCAGGCGGCGGGCGCCATCTACTTCGCGCAGCAGCGGATCGGCACCCCGTATCTGTGGGGCGGCGTGGGGACGGCGGCGCAGGGCGGGCGGTTCGACTGCTCGGGGCTGACCCAGGCGGCGTACGCCTCGGTCGGCATCACCTTGCCGCGGGTCGCCAATGACCAGTGGAACGCCGGCGCGCACCCGGGCCGGAACGAGATGCTGCCCGGCGACCTGGTCTTCTTCGCCAACAACCTCAACGACCCGCGCTCGATCCACCACGTCGGTATCTACGTCGGCGGCGGCTACATGATCGACGCCCCGCACACCGGCGCCGAGATCAGGTTCGACCCGATCGACAGCCCCGACTTCATCGGCGCGACCCGGGTCACCCAGGCGGGCGCGGCGGCGCTGCCCGCGGCGGCGGCCTGA